From Segatella copri, the proteins below share one genomic window:
- a CDS encoding phage integrase SAM-like domain-containing protein, with amino-acid sequence MKIEKFKVLLYLKKSGMDKNGKAPIMGRITVNRTMAQFSCKLSCSPSLWNPRASRLEGKSKEAVETNKDIEQLLLSIQKAFDVLVEKRTDFEAKDVKEALQGSVKTQTTLLSFVDEHINELNTHEGIDMSKSSVWTYRKIRKNLAEFIGEKYRLTDLAFGQLTEPFISDFHHYLLDEKGFSSGTITIYVSLFKKMCRIAFERGLCKNLLFAHYRVGTPKVTTPKALSMSDFIKIRDAELPEDKPRLSVSRDMFLFACYAGTAFIDTVSITKANVKVLEDGDKWLIYNRKKTGTLARVKLLPEALELMAKYEDGARDTLFPLLSTNRVRIDLITICKLAETSKTYSYHSGRHSFASLITLEAGVPMETICKMLGHKDVKMTQRYARVTQKKLFEDMDRFIAATGKDFILAL; translated from the coding sequence ATGAAAATCGAAAAATTCAAGGTGTTGCTCTACCTAAAAAAGAGCGGAATGGACAAGAATGGAAAAGCTCCCATCATGGGACGCATCACGGTGAACAGGACTATGGCGCAGTTCTCCTGCAAGTTGTCTTGCTCTCCATCGCTTTGGAATCCCCGTGCCAGCCGATTGGAAGGCAAGAGCAAGGAAGCCGTGGAGACCAACAAGGACATCGAGCAGTTGTTGCTTTCCATCCAAAAAGCTTTCGATGTGCTTGTGGAAAAGAGAACGGACTTCGAGGCTAAGGATGTCAAGGAGGCTTTGCAGGGCAGCGTCAAGACACAGACCACCCTTCTCTCCTTCGTGGACGAGCATATCAATGAACTCAACACCCATGAGGGCATTGATATGTCGAAGAGCAGTGTCTGGACTTACAGAAAGATTCGCAAGAATCTCGCTGAGTTCATCGGGGAGAAGTATAGGTTGACTGATTTGGCTTTCGGACAGCTGACCGAGCCTTTCATCAGTGACTTTCACCATTACTTGCTTGACGAGAAAGGCTTTTCATCAGGAACCATCACCATCTATGTGTCGCTCTTCAAAAAGATGTGCCGCATCGCCTTTGAGCGAGGCTTGTGCAAGAACCTGCTGTTCGCCCATTATCGGGTTGGCACTCCAAAGGTTACGACACCCAAGGCTCTCAGCATGTCTGATTTCATAAAAATCCGTGATGCGGAACTGCCCGAAGACAAGCCGAGACTATCCGTTAGCCGTGACATGTTTCTTTTCGCCTGCTATGCAGGAACAGCCTTCATAGACACCGTTTCCATCACGAAAGCCAATGTCAAAGTGTTGGAGGATGGCGACAAATGGCTCATCTATAACCGCAAGAAGACCGGAACACTTGCCAGGGTGAAACTCCTGCCCGAGGCGTTGGAGCTGATGGCGAAATACGAGGACGGGGCAAGAGATACCCTTTTCCCATTGCTGAGCACGAATCGTGTTCGTATCGATCTCATCACCATCTGCAAGTTGGCGGAAACGAGCAAGACCTATTCCTACCATTCGGGACGACACTCGTTCGCCAGCCTCATTACGCTGGAGGCAGGTGTGCCGATGGAGACCATCTGCAAGATGCTCGGTCACAAGGATGTGAAGATGACGCAGCGGTATGCGAGAGTAACCCAAAAGAAGCTGTTTGAGGACATGGACAGGTTCATCGCTGCAACCGGGAAGGACTTTATTCTCGCATTATGA
- a CDS encoding DUF3408 domain-containing protein, protein MARTKDVVLAPEQKELMEKEYLDFVKPSTYGNKANPSSCDSLYDDVENPELRAIVEKVAATTPYREETSTNEAQSPPNPQKRISGKQRKATLEEYQQTFLQVPRIDDRKPVFVSSDVRDRLDRVVRILGGRRMSVSGIIENIVRHHLSLYEEDFEAWRKL, encoded by the coding sequence ATGGCAAGAACAAAAGATGTAGTCTTGGCTCCTGAGCAAAAGGAGCTGATGGAAAAAGAGTATTTGGATTTTGTTAAACCATCTACGTATGGCAACAAAGCCAATCCAAGTAGTTGTGATTCTCTCTATGATGATGTAGAGAACCCAGAGTTGAGAGCAATTGTAGAGAAAGTTGCTGCAACAACTCCCTATAGAGAGGAAACATCAACGAATGAGGCTCAATCGCCACCGAATCCGCAGAAGCGCATCAGTGGCAAGCAGCGCAAGGCGACATTGGAGGAGTATCAGCAGACCTTCCTCCAAGTTCCAAGGATTGACGACCGCAAGCCAGTCTTCGTCAGTTCCGATGTGCGAGACCGTCTTGATCGTGTCGTCCGCATCCTCGGAGGGAGACGCATGAGCGTATCGGGCATCATCGAGAACATCGTGCGCCACCATCTAAGCCTTTATGAAGAGGACTTCGAGGCTTGGCGCAAATTGTGA
- a CDS encoding transposase — protein MDKELYIGVDVSKQTLDLAYYDGESIDWKKAHIKVSNNNAGFKKIGSWVAKVSKGFDIVLFCMEYTGLYTQNFRLWLEEKHYIYRMVEPRKMHRFEPDLDDGLRSLDRIKTDELDSFRIAIYCEQNHRKILRNPSKLPPPVYFKLKRLLAERKQTVKQSVLYKQQLHDICAYDTDLSVERKNGQLKTLNDALKGIDNEIDMYIKEDADISKNFSLLTSIPGIGRVVALETIVLTENFMAIDNPRKYACYIGVAPFKKESGTSVRKGSSVSKKGFKQAKADLSIACLVCMQHIPNIRDYWERKRKEKCSGIVFNAIKFKMILRMFAVIKRGTPYVETDNYRNGKNKQPGVN, from the coding sequence ATGGATAAAGAACTTTACATAGGCGTGGATGTCTCAAAGCAGACTCTCGACCTTGCTTATTATGACGGAGAAAGCATTGATTGGAAGAAAGCCCATATAAAGGTGAGCAACAACAATGCAGGTTTCAAGAAAATTGGTTCATGGGTGGCAAAGGTAAGCAAGGGGTTTGATATAGTCTTGTTCTGTATGGAATATACAGGACTTTACACCCAAAACTTTAGACTGTGGTTGGAAGAGAAACATTATATTTATAGGATGGTGGAACCTCGCAAGATGCATCGCTTTGAGCCAGACTTGGATGATGGACTGCGTTCGCTCGACCGCATCAAGACTGACGAGCTTGATTCTTTCCGCATAGCCATTTACTGTGAGCAGAACCACAGAAAGATTCTTCGCAACCCATCAAAACTTCCTCCTCCTGTATATTTTAAGTTGAAGAGGCTTTTGGCGGAACGCAAGCAGACAGTCAAGCAGTCAGTCCTTTACAAGCAGCAGCTTCATGATATATGTGCGTATGACACAGATTTGTCTGTGGAACGTAAGAATGGGCAACTTAAAACGCTCAATGATGCACTTAAAGGCATAGACAATGAAATTGACATGTACATAAAAGAAGATGCGGACATCAGCAAGAACTTTTCCCTGCTGACATCAATACCTGGTATTGGGCGTGTTGTCGCACTTGAAACCATTGTCTTGACCGAAAACTTCATGGCAATAGATAACCCACGTAAATACGCTTGCTATATTGGTGTCGCTCCTTTCAAGAAAGAATCTGGTACATCTGTGAGAAAAGGCTCGTCAGTCTCTAAGAAAGGTTTTAAACAGGCAAAGGCAGATTTGTCCATTGCCTGTTTGGTTTGCATGCAGCACATTCCGAACATCAGAGATTACTGGGAACGCAAGAGAAAGGAGAAATGCAGTGGAATAGTGTTTAATGCAATCAAGTTTAAGATGATACTCCGTATGTTTGCCGTTATAAAACGAGGTACTCCGTATGTGGAGACGGACAATTATCGAAATGGGAAAAACAAGCAACCAGGAGTGAACTAA
- a CDS encoding IS110 family transposase yields MKNKSFVGIDISKNVIDVSIFREDTNIKMFPHEVFNNTRKGFGDMCSWLKKSRVVLSQALFGMEFTGCYSLDLEKFLTSKNYSFCMLSTRIVKHHPMGTIDKRDKNDSAKIADFLYRYDGTECAKPYKLPSKAMQQLKQLVNERKFLVEQRTNFMNRMQMFETKEDSAMYESYIKKLNHDIEKIDQEECELMSKEEDVFDTFQNLLTIPGIGFVNATNIIAITRNFTAFDTARQYARYVGVAPCSHTSGTSVKWRARPSAHCNGQVKADLSMAALRAVEYDVEMQMFYNRKLGGRKDSDTKRKALNAVKFKLICRMFAIGKQKRKWEVLNTSDDRKNLHIEKSKASEL; encoded by the coding sequence ATGAAAAATAAATCATTTGTAGGCATTGACATCTCTAAAAATGTCATAGATGTATCTATATTTCGTGAGGATACCAACATCAAAATGTTCCCTCATGAGGTGTTCAACAACACTCGCAAGGGATTTGGCGATATGTGCTCATGGCTCAAAAAGAGCCGTGTGGTACTTTCCCAAGCCCTGTTTGGCATGGAATTTACAGGTTGCTACTCCTTGGACTTGGAAAAATTCCTCACGTCCAAGAATTACTCTTTCTGTATGCTTAGTACACGTATAGTAAAACATCATCCTATGGGGACAATAGATAAGCGAGACAAGAATGACTCTGCAAAGATAGCTGACTTCCTCTATCGTTATGATGGCACGGAATGTGCCAAGCCATACAAGTTGCCAAGCAAGGCTATGCAACAATTGAAGCAACTTGTCAATGAGCGTAAGTTCCTTGTGGAGCAACGGACAAACTTTATGAACCGAATGCAGATGTTTGAAACGAAAGAGGATTCTGCCATGTATGAGAGCTACATTAAAAAACTCAATCATGACATTGAGAAGATAGATCAGGAAGAGTGTGAATTAATGTCCAAGGAGGAAGATGTCTTTGACACTTTTCAGAATCTGTTGACGATACCAGGAATTGGTTTTGTCAATGCAACAAACATAATTGCCATCACACGAAACTTTACCGCTTTTGACACAGCTCGGCAATATGCGAGATATGTTGGCGTAGCTCCATGCAGTCACACTTCTGGTACCAGTGTGAAATGGCGTGCCCGACCTTCCGCACACTGTAACGGTCAAGTGAAAGCTGACCTGTCTATGGCGGCATTGAGAGCTGTTGAGTACGATGTGGAAATGCAAATGTTTTATAATCGAAAGTTAGGAGGCAGAAAAGATTCTGATACTAAGCGTAAGGCATTGAATGCCGTCAAGTTTAAGCTCATTTGCAGAATGTTTGCCATAGGCAAGCAAAAGAGAAAATGGGAAGTGTTGAACACCTCTGACGACAGAAAGAACTTACATATTGAAAAGTCCAAAGCAAGTGAACTATGA
- a CDS encoding family 43 glycosylhydrolase — MKQTAMKYFGIVAIAMMLAPAESRAQQPLVVDTPFVHDPVMAYENGKYYLYCTGHGITQMTSTDRKHWTIVPQGVLKNSEIPAWTHDSVPGFTTHIWAPDVIRFKNKWYLAYSCSTFGKNTSAIGLLSNTSLSDKDGWKDEGCLVASKGDRDNWNAIDPNFIVDEKGNPWLTWGSFWDGIQMIKLDKKTMHVKKGAKPQTIARRHVVGDASAEPNPTSKFAGTNAIEAPFIMKHGGYYYLFVSWDYCCRGIKSNYRVAVGRSKKVAGPYLDKEGRDMRNGGGTLILEGDKKEYEAMGHCSAYSFPDGDFFFCHGYSVPKNGASILVQKKVNWTEDGWLTLE, encoded by the coding sequence ATGAAACAAACTGCAATGAAATATTTTGGCATTGTGGCGATAGCCATGATGCTAGCGCCAGCTGAGTCTCGTGCACAACAGCCTTTGGTTGTAGATACTCCTTTTGTCCACGACCCCGTGATGGCGTATGAGAATGGCAAGTACTATCTCTACTGCACAGGTCATGGCATCACGCAGATGACTTCCACCGACCGCAAGCATTGGACCATCGTTCCTCAGGGCGTGCTCAAGAACAGCGAGATTCCGGCATGGACGCATGATAGTGTGCCGGGTTTTACCACGCATATCTGGGCTCCGGATGTTATCCGCTTCAAGAACAAGTGGTATCTGGCTTATTCCTGTTCCACCTTTGGCAAGAATACTTCTGCCATCGGCTTGCTGAGCAATACTTCCTTATCTGATAAGGATGGATGGAAGGATGAGGGCTGCCTCGTCGCCTCCAAGGGCGATAGAGACAACTGGAATGCCATCGACCCGAATTTCATTGTTGATGAGAAGGGGAACCCTTGGCTTACCTGGGGTTCTTTCTGGGATGGTATCCAGATGATCAAGCTGGATAAGAAGACGATGCATGTCAAGAAGGGCGCCAAGCCTCAGACCATCGCCCGTCGTCATGTCGTGGGCGATGCATCAGCAGAACCGAATCCTACTTCTAAGTTTGCCGGTACCAATGCCATCGAGGCTCCTTTCATCATGAAACATGGTGGTTATTACTATCTCTTCGTGAGCTGGGATTACTGCTGCCGTGGCATCAAGAGCAACTATCGTGTTGCCGTGGGCAGGAGCAAGAAGGTGGCTGGTCCTTATCTGGATAAGGAGGGTAGGGACATGCGCAATGGCGGTGGTACGCTGATTCTGGAAGGCGATAAGAAAGAATATGAGGCGATGGGCCATTGCTCTGCCTACTCTTTCCCTGATGGCGATTTCTTCTTCTGTCATGGTTACAGCGTGCCAAAGAATGGCGCCAGCATCCTGGTTCAGAAGAAAGTCAACTGGACGGAAGATGGGTGGCTGACGCTGGAATAA
- a CDS encoding site-specific integrase produces the protein MSRSTFSILPYINRQKVKADGTANILCRITVDGKSAAISTGISCTPQEWNAKKGEVRNARDNGRLASFLAGVKDKYNSLLTTNGIITVEMLKAVLKDKDTTGRFLLNFGDTIVEWYRTSKARQTFLHKRTWQKNLRAFVHSLDKDDIAFEDIDENFGEEYKLFLKRDQGRIDSYVNHCLLWLNMLMYKAVDRSIIRFNPIAKIGYEKKAAPKMTHISKADFIKMLSTPMADERTELARRCFIFASLTSLSYIDVKKLYPHHISENSEGRKFIRKEREKTGVEFFVPLHPIAEKILSLYNTTDDSKPVFPLGEKKDIYLDVHTLGMVLGISNKLGFHASRHTFGVLMLNEDIPIGSIAKMMGHADITSTQVYAQVTEQKISNDMDKLIAKRERNRLSNEKTIGK, from the coding sequence ATGAGCAGAAGTACATTTTCAATTTTGCCTTACATCAACAGACAGAAGGTGAAGGCAGACGGAACAGCCAACATACTTTGCCGCATCACCGTTGACGGCAAAAGCGCAGCCATTTCCACAGGCATATCCTGTACCCCACAGGAGTGGAACGCCAAGAAGGGAGAGGTACGGAACGCAAGGGACAACGGACGATTGGCAAGTTTCCTTGCTGGGGTCAAGGATAAATACAACTCACTTCTTACCACCAATGGCATCATCACCGTGGAAATGCTGAAGGCTGTGTTGAAGGACAAGGACACGACAGGAAGGTTCTTGCTGAACTTTGGTGATACCATCGTGGAATGGTATCGAACCTCAAAAGCCAGACAAACCTTCCTGCACAAGCGGACATGGCAGAAGAACCTGAGAGCCTTTGTCCATTCGTTGGATAAGGACGACATCGCCTTTGAGGACATAGACGAGAATTTCGGGGAGGAATACAAACTATTCCTGAAACGAGACCAGGGACGCATCGACAGCTACGTGAACCATTGCCTTCTCTGGCTGAACATGTTGATGTACAAGGCAGTGGACAGGAGCATTATCCGCTTCAATCCCATAGCCAAGATAGGGTATGAGAAGAAGGCAGCCCCGAAGATGACCCATATCAGCAAGGCAGACTTCATCAAGATGCTCTCTACTCCGATGGCTGACGAGCGAACGGAGCTTGCACGCAGATGTTTCATTTTTGCCTCGCTCACCTCCTTATCCTATATAGATGTAAAGAAACTGTACCCTCACCATATCAGTGAGAACTCCGAGGGTAGGAAGTTCATCCGCAAGGAAAGAGAGAAGACAGGCGTGGAGTTCTTCGTGCCACTCCATCCGATAGCCGAGAAGATTCTTTCGCTCTACAATACCACGGACGACAGCAAGCCTGTTTTTCCACTGGGTGAGAAGAAAGACATCTATCTTGATGTGCATACCCTTGGAATGGTGCTTGGCATAAGTAATAAGTTGGGATTCCACGCCAGCCGCCATACATTCGGAGTCTTGATGCTCAACGAGGACATTCCCATCGGCAGCATAGCCAAGATGATGGGACACGCAGACATCACAAGCACACAGGTCTATGCGCAGGTGACGGAGCAGAAGATTTCAAATGACATGGATAAGCTTATTGCCAAGCGAGAAAGAAACAGATTGTCGAACGAAAAAACTATTGGAAAATGA
- a CDS encoding helix-turn-helix domain-containing protein, which yields MGFIVFEEEAFNYLDAQLENFVKRMDRIRERSEDKTMNKWLDTQDVCQTLNICPRTVQTLRDNGTLAYTQISHKTYYKPEDVMAIVAVVEDKKKDMRFRKRTG from the coding sequence ATGGGATTCATCGTATTCGAGGAAGAGGCATTCAACTATCTTGATGCCCAGTTGGAGAACTTCGTGAAGCGCATGGACAGAATCCGTGAGCGCAGTGAGGACAAGACCATGAACAAGTGGCTCGACACGCAGGACGTGTGTCAGACGCTCAACATCTGCCCACGGACAGTGCAGACGCTTCGGGACAACGGAACTTTGGCTTATACGCAAATCAGCCACAAGACCTACTACAAGCCGGAGGACGTGATGGCTATCGTAGCAGTAGTGGAGGACAAGAAAAAGGACATGCGCTTTCGCAAGCGCACAGGTTAG
- a CDS encoding helix-turn-helix domain-containing protein yields MSNEVMTRNSKWMNHIVNHLNRMVDNFERAVMNYRPMLDGERFMTDKELCARLQLSRRTLQDYRNNGVIPYIQLGGKILYRESDIQKILMANYREAYRMKSV; encoded by the coding sequence ATGAGCAATGAAGTAATGACAAGAAACAGCAAGTGGATGAACCACATCGTGAACCACCTCAACCGAATGGTTGACAATTTTGAACGTGCCGTGATGAACTACCGCCCCATGCTTGACGGTGAGCGCTTCATGACGGACAAGGAGCTTTGTGCCAGGCTGCAACTGAGCCGAAGAACCCTGCAGGACTACCGAAACAACGGTGTCATCCCGTATATCCAGCTTGGCGGAAAGATACTCTACCGCGAGTCCGACATTCAGAAGATTCTGATGGCTAACTATCGTGAAGCGTACAGAATGAAAAGTGTGTAG
- a CDS encoding plasmid mobilization protein, whose amino-acid sequence MTSIHEQDKRKGGRPPTGRVRKLSKSVTVKFSKPSYEALRLRARKANRKLAEYIRESALNGEVVSGHNAETVAIAKNLIGMANNLNQLTKLSHQRGFHETHVYVVDLLRRLKEILGEYRQASYKPKPSSMGRKEDTT is encoded by the coding sequence ATGACAAGCATACATGAACAAGACAAGAGAAAGGGCGGAAGACCGCCCACAGGCAGGGTTCGCAAGCTGTCGAAGTCTGTCACGGTGAAGTTCTCGAAGCCAAGCTACGAGGCATTGAGACTGAGGGCGAGAAAAGCCAACCGCAAGCTGGCGGAGTACATCCGTGAGTCCGCCTTGAACGGCGAGGTGGTCAGCGGACACAATGCAGAGACGGTAGCCATCGCCAAGAACCTCATTGGCATGGCGAACAACCTCAACCAACTTACCAAGCTGTCGCATCAGAGAGGTTTCCATGAAACCCATGTATATGTGGTGGACTTGTTGAGAAGATTGAAAGAAATCCTTGGCGAGTATCGCCAAGCAAGTTATAAACCGAAGCCAAGCAGTATGGGCAGAAAGGAGGATACCACATGA
- a CDS encoding arabinan endo-1,5-alpha-L-arabinosidase, producing MKKLHTLVLLLACTLAVGCSSGGDDPIDDPKPTPTPTPTPTPSDPTDADLANYKCPTYVDNYVSIADWSKRSQWNLANVHDPSVMKAADGYYYMYQTDASYGNAHDGHGHFHARRSKDLVNWEYLGGTMKVAPAWVKAKLNEIRAEQGLAPIANPKYGYWAPCVRKVKDNLYRMYYAIVVDNYIKTGGITYDGSWTERAFIGMAETTDPASNKWTDKGFVICSSSDKGKNWTRKSNSDWDGYFKFNAIDPSFIITPNGEHWLIYGSWHSGIAAVQLNPETGKTLKELPKSYGTADEIAPYGKLIFTRTNGSRWQGAEAPEVVYHDGYYYLFLAYDGLDVPYNTRVLRSKNVDGPYETMNNRVTNAANGAGDNPTVLTHPYKFSQGYGWVGISHCAVFDDGAGNWYYVSQQRFPQNVGGNAYSNALMMGGVRSIKWNENGWPVVMPERYGAVPQVAIKASELAGTWEGIDLAYEYGKQRVSTEFTLNADGSMTGGTAWPNVKVWNFDTSSNTLTIGTTKLKVQREVDWEASPRKLTIVYSGVSGSKSFWGKKK from the coding sequence ATGAAGAAACTTCATACTTTAGTACTATTGCTCGCTTGTACTTTGGCGGTAGGCTGTAGCAGTGGAGGCGATGACCCAATTGACGATCCAAAGCCTACACCAACTCCTACGCCTACTCCAACACCTAGTGATCCAACGGATGCCGACTTAGCAAACTACAAGTGCCCAACCTATGTTGATAACTATGTATCCATAGCCGACTGGAGTAAGCGTAGCCAGTGGAATCTTGCCAATGTGCACGACCCATCGGTGATGAAGGCAGCCGACGGCTATTATTATATGTATCAGACTGATGCCAGCTATGGCAATGCCCACGATGGTCATGGACACTTCCATGCTCGTCGAAGCAAAGACCTCGTAAACTGGGAATATCTCGGTGGTACGATGAAGGTGGCTCCTGCTTGGGTGAAGGCTAAGTTGAACGAGATTCGTGCTGAGCAAGGTTTGGCTCCTATCGCCAACCCAAAATATGGCTATTGGGCTCCTTGCGTAAGAAAAGTGAAGGATAATCTTTATCGTATGTACTATGCCATCGTGGTGGACAACTACATCAAGACAGGTGGCATTACCTATGATGGCTCTTGGACGGAGCGTGCCTTCATCGGTATGGCAGAGACTACGGACCCAGCCAGCAACAAGTGGACAGACAAGGGTTTCGTGATTTGCTCTTCTTCTGATAAGGGTAAGAACTGGACTCGCAAATCGAACAGCGACTGGGACGGCTACTTCAAGTTCAATGCCATCGACCCTTCGTTCATCATCACACCTAATGGCGAGCACTGGCTTATCTATGGCTCTTGGCACAGCGGTATCGCTGCCGTGCAGTTGAACCCAGAGACAGGCAAGACCTTGAAAGAACTTCCTAAGTCATACGGTACAGCAGATGAGATTGCTCCTTACGGAAAGCTTATCTTCACTCGTACCAACGGTAGTCGTTGGCAGGGAGCTGAGGCTCCTGAGGTTGTATACCATGATGGATATTATTATCTCTTCTTGGCTTACGATGGCTTGGATGTTCCTTACAACACCCGTGTGCTTCGTTCCAAGAATGTGGACGGTCCTTACGAGACGATGAACAACAGAGTGACTAATGCAGCCAATGGCGCAGGTGACAATCCTACCGTCTTGACTCATCCTTATAAGTTCAGCCAGGGATATGGTTGGGTAGGCATCAGCCACTGTGCCGTCTTCGACGATGGCGCGGGCAACTGGTATTATGTATCCCAGCAGCGTTTCCCACAGAATGTAGGTGGAAATGCTTATAGCAACGCCCTGATGATGGGTGGCGTGCGCAGTATCAAGTGGAATGAGAACGGATGGCCTGTTGTCATGCCTGAGCGTTATGGCGCTGTGCCACAAGTGGCTATCAAGGCTAGCGAACTGGCTGGCACTTGGGAAGGTATCGACCTCGCTTATGAGTATGGCAAACAGCGCGTCAGCACCGAATTTACACTCAATGCCGACGGCTCAATGACGGGTGGTACGGCTTGGCCTAATGTGAAGGTATGGAACTTTGATACTTCTTCTAATACACTCACCATCGGTACTACCAAGCTCAAGGTACAGCGTGAGGTTGACTGGGAGGCTAGTCCTCGCAAGTTGACTATCGTATACTCTGGCGTCAGTGGTAGCAAGAGCTTCTGGGGCAAGAAAAAATAA
- a CDS encoding bacterial Ig-like domain-containing protein, protein MKRLNKLAAVFCVAAMTLTAITGCEGSDMFSVNSPDWLSEKIDSIEKANQSTEEVLVGMNEDVYTVGNTDFSSGFWTSFSKYYVVQDNQKWNAVFNLNINPSATNTYKNFALVITNDVDRGGTGYTEYGAIRFDNQPSGNSEWGDHIDRSCVQSNLTFETDTDKGVDKLGGKVTLTVDRSRVDTFMVKITNGTVTKTYIQPSKIANLNADESNTNIRCFLVPEGSYIDFMQSNVEPIGGYTSAQDKAPVSMVLNNVPAEVDENTPLEKAMENVSATVTFEEGITKVIPAKELYFSPINDMDVSGTKNLIVIYNKTFKGENASTPIVAQKTFEVVPAITALHIVSAPKRLDYTYYEASGITLPENATLALDVKGLAVQATYLDGKTRDIALDKLTFSNVPMKVGKQAITVTAKNGVKTTFDVNVTKSAATFVTPSPAVLGAEDCTSPFWSAHLDADVHVPSGEARAFSLTNYGAAANFNNYVIVLRKADLSEYGVFRSDNWGWGAAVGGDGAPSISHAGTQGEWATWLAGMNGAKVQVYVANQNGKVNILAVMVGTTGQVSTQYYLDIPVEADDVNVDFTVDSSCLKFDSTSSARKHYTRAHRR, encoded by the coding sequence ATGAAACGTCTAAATAAATTAGCAGCCGTCTTCTGCGTGGCAGCCATGACATTGACAGCGATTACAGGATGTGAGGGAAGTGACATGTTTAGCGTCAACTCTCCTGATTGGCTCTCTGAAAAGATTGATTCAATCGAAAAAGCTAACCAATCTACAGAGGAAGTGCTCGTAGGTATGAATGAGGATGTCTATACTGTAGGTAATACTGATTTCTCTTCAGGCTTTTGGACTTCATTCTCAAAGTATTATGTGGTTCAAGACAACCAGAAGTGGAATGCCGTGTTCAATCTGAACATCAATCCTTCTGCGACTAACACCTATAAGAACTTTGCCCTCGTCATCACCAATGATGTGGATCGTGGCGGAACAGGTTATACCGAGTATGGTGCTATCCGTTTTGATAACCAGCCAAGCGGTAACTCTGAGTGGGGTGACCATATCGACAGAAGCTGCGTGCAGAGTAATCTCACCTTTGAAACTGATACAGACAAGGGTGTAGATAAGTTGGGTGGTAAGGTAACATTGACGGTTGACCGTTCCCGTGTAGATACTTTCATGGTGAAGATTACCAATGGTACTGTTACCAAGACCTACATTCAGCCATCTAAGATTGCTAATCTGAATGCAGACGAGAGCAATACCAACATCCGTTGCTTCCTGGTACCTGAGGGCTCTTACATCGATTTCATGCAGAGCAACGTAGAACCTATCGGCGGTTATACATCTGCCCAGGATAAGGCTCCGGTTTCTATGGTGTTGAACAATGTTCCTGCCGAAGTAGACGAGAATACACCCCTAGAGAAGGCAATGGAGAATGTATCTGCTACCGTAACCTTCGAGGAAGGTATAACCAAGGTAATTCCTGCCAAGGAACTTTATTTCTCTCCCATCAACGATATGGATGTTTCTGGCACCAAGAACCTCATCGTCATCTATAACAAGACATTCAAGGGCGAGAATGCTTCTACTCCTATCGTTGCACAGAAGACATTCGAAGTTGTGCCAGCTATCACAGCTCTCCATATAGTAAGTGCGCCTAAACGTCTTGACTATACATATTATGAAGCTTCTGGTATAACATTGCCAGAAAATGCAACTTTGGCTTTAGATGTAAAAGGCTTGGCAGTACAAGCTACATATTTGGATGGCAAGACTCGTGACATTGCTCTTGATAAGTTAACTTTTTCTAACGTACCTATGAAGGTTGGTAAGCAAGCTATTACGGTAACTGCAAAAAATGGTGTTAAGACAACTTTCGATGTTAATGTAACGAAGAGTGCTGCTACATTCGTAACCCCTAGCCCTGCAGTCTTGGGTGCAGAGGATTGCACTAGTCCATTTTGGAGTGCTCACCTTGATGCAGATGTTCATGTCCCTTCTGGTGAAGCTCGTGCATTCTCTCTGACTAATTATGGCGCAGCTGCTAATTTTAACAATTATGTAATAGTCCTCCGCAAGGCTGATTTGAGTGAGTATGGTGTGTTCCGTTCTGACAACTGGGGATGGGGCGCCGCTGTAGGTGGTGATGGTGCTCCTAGTATCTCTCATGCAGGAACTCAGGGTGAATGGGCAACTTGGCTTGCTGGTATGAATGGTGCCAAAGTACAAGTTTATGTAGCCAATCAAAATGGTAAGGTTAATATTTTGGCAGTGATGGTTGGTACTACAGGACAGGTTTCTACACAGTATTATCTGGATATTCCTGTAGAGGCTGATGATGTCAATGTTGACTTTACTGTAGATAGCAGCTGCTTGAAGTTCGATTCTACATCTTCTGCTCGCAAGCACTATACTCGTGCTCACCGCAGATAA